From one Peredibacter starrii genomic stretch:
- a CDS encoding protein-glutamine glutaminase family protein, producing MSTKILVALAFGVLFMNAKARAEVVITTVFNVHESIRTKTVNVLSGVDGRIYKTENSDENLNRIFPLVGKVVRIDFTVYGTKAMINSIRPVMAGEIDTRTLDLNHFRYNELRQFAPTDLQTIEKATTVFKSMINDGDKKRSQCFKRAHMWAFDMWSKMNIKSEKLFIFFTQRFQMIDEYDWWFHVAPLVNIAGEDYVMDGTFFQKPTPIQEWKSFFMMSKERNCPIVEKYQDWEQNQWSKLCYLMKVPMYMFRPDDIQARDVKGIERNHWVLEEIQDARRAFKGWEETYEGYDNGKKTTTF from the coding sequence ATGTCTACTAAAATTTTAGTCGCTCTAGCGTTTGGCGTTCTCTTTATGAATGCTAAGGCCAGAGCGGAAGTCGTTATTACGACTGTCTTCAACGTTCACGAATCAATCAGAACCAAAACTGTTAACGTTCTTTCAGGTGTAGATGGTCGCATCTACAAGACCGAAAACAGCGATGAGAACCTGAATCGTATTTTCCCACTAGTTGGAAAAGTAGTGAGAATCGATTTCACCGTTTATGGTACCAAGGCCATGATCAATAGCATTCGTCCAGTTATGGCCGGTGAGATTGATACTCGCACACTTGATCTAAACCATTTCCGTTACAATGAACTTCGTCAATTTGCTCCAACAGATCTTCAGACTATTGAGAAGGCGACAACTGTCTTCAAGAGCATGATCAACGACGGAGACAAGAAAAGATCTCAGTGTTTCAAACGCGCTCACATGTGGGCCTTTGATATGTGGTCTAAAATGAACATTAAGTCTGAAAAGCTGTTCATTTTCTTCACTCAACGTTTTCAGATGATCGATGAATACGATTGGTGGTTCCACGTTGCTCCTCTAGTAAACATTGCTGGTGAAGACTACGTGATGGATGGAACATTCTTCCAAAAGCCAACTCCCATTCAAGAATGGAAGAGCTTCTTCATGATGTCGAAAGAGCGTAACTGCCCTATCGTTGAAAAATACCAAGACTGGGAACAAAACCAGTGGAGCAAACTTTGTTACCTAATGAAGGTTCCAATGTATATGTTCCGTCCGGATGATATCCAGGCAAGAGATGTTAAAGGTATCGAGAGAAACCACTGGGTGCTTGAAGAAATCCAAGATGCTCGTCGCGCTTTCAAAGGTTGGGAAGAGACCTACGAAGGTTATGACAACGGTAAAAAGACCACTACTTTTTAA
- the gmhA gene encoding D-sedoheptulose 7-phosphate isomerase produces the protein MSFIRSSLVEAQNTLNKFVEDEKNIKQIEQSIQIFVDSFKNNGRVFSCGNGGSMCDSLHFAEELTGRYRKDRAPLPATGISEAGHITCIANDFGFDHIFSRFVEAWGQKGDTLLAISTSGNSANVIKAVEVAKAKGMKVVGLLGKDGGKLKSMVDVPLIIPCPITDRIQEVHIKCIHIFIEGIERQLFPENYL, from the coding sequence ATGAGTTTTATCCGTTCATCCCTAGTTGAAGCCCAAAATACCCTTAATAAATTTGTTGAAGATGAAAAGAACATCAAGCAAATCGAGCAATCGATTCAGATCTTCGTTGATTCATTCAAAAATAACGGTCGAGTTTTCAGCTGCGGAAACGGCGGTTCAATGTGCGACTCTCTTCACTTCGCGGAAGAATTAACTGGTCGCTACCGTAAAGATAGAGCTCCTCTTCCTGCCACAGGTATTTCTGAGGCCGGTCATATCACTTGTATCGCGAATGACTTTGGATTCGATCACATCTTCTCTCGCTTTGTTGAGGCATGGGGACAGAAAGGCGACACGCTTCTGGCGATTTCGACTTCTGGGAACTCGGCCAACGTGATCAAAGCGGTGGAAGTGGCGAAAGCTAAGGGCATGAAAGTAGTAGGTTTATTGGGTAAAGACGGCGGGAAACTGAAGTCGATGGTGGACGTTCCCCTGATCATCCCGTGCCCCATTACAGATCGCATCCAGGAAGTCCATATTAAGTGCATCCATATCTTCATTGAGGGTATCGAGCGCCAGCTTTTCCCGGAAAATTACCTGTAA
- the trxA gene encoding thioredoxin, giving the protein MANLTSVTSANFDQEVMNSDKPVLVDFWAEWCGPCKALSPVLDEIASEMNGKANVVKVNVDQASDLAQKFGIRGIPTLIFFKNGEVKSTLVGNQPKAEIVKNINSLL; this is encoded by the coding sequence ATGGCAAATTTAACAAGTGTAACTTCTGCTAATTTCGACCAAGAGGTTATGAACTCTGATAAACCGGTTCTAGTAGACTTTTGGGCCGAGTGGTGTGGACCATGTAAGGCACTTTCTCCAGTTCTGGACGAAATCGCGTCTGAAATGAATGGCAAAGCTAATGTTGTTAAAGTTAACGTTGACCAAGCTTCTGACCTTGCTCAGAAATTCGGTATCCGCGGTATCCCAACTCTTATTTTCTTCAAGAATGGCGAAGTTAAATCAACTCTAGTTGGTAACCAGCCTAAAGCTGAAATCGTAAAAAACATCAATTCTCTTTTATAA
- a CDS encoding RDD family protein has product MNRKSLLKGPMARARWSRLIAKCIDIGLVTVGAICYYPMGLILGIIYLCISDSLYDGQSIGKRFMGFGVISLIDGAPCTAWQSMIRNLPFTVPLFFLVFPFWGWIFSAVFALPLAAMEVYFLFRGDTAHRLGDIMADTTVIANDGTRLDLRKTKSPWFDTPPVPLQ; this is encoded by the coding sequence ATGAACAGGAAGTCCTTATTAAAGGGGCCAATGGCCCGGGCCCGATGGTCGCGACTAATAGCTAAGTGTATTGATATCGGCCTCGTGACCGTGGGGGCGATCTGCTATTATCCTATGGGATTAATCCTGGGAATTATCTATCTTTGCATCTCAGATTCACTCTATGACGGGCAATCAATTGGAAAACGCTTCATGGGGTTTGGGGTCATTTCTTTGATCGATGGCGCACCTTGTACCGCCTGGCAGTCAATGATCCGAAATTTACCTTTCACAGTGCCATTGTTCTTTTTAGTCTTCCCGTTCTGGGGATGGATATTTTCGGCGGTTTTTGCTCTTCCGCTTGCCGCCATGGAAGTTTATTTTTTGTTCCGAGGTGATACCGCGCATCGGTTAGGGGACATTATGGCGGACACAACTGTCATCGCCAACGACGGAACTCGCTTGGATTTAAGGAAGACTAAGTCTCCTTGGTTTGATACACCTCCAGTTCCACTTCAATAG
- the polA gene encoding DNA polymerase I, which yields MKKLIIIDISNYIFRAFFAIRPLHAPDGTPVNAVYGVLSMVHNLIVKYQPTHIIVARDTKEGSFRKVIYTEYKANRSAPPDELVPQFPLVDELIQVLGLPEIKAPNYEADDVIGSVATQWKNDFDEILIASGDKDLMQFVDGPIKILDTMKEKIYSREDVKDKMGVYPEQIVDYLSLIGDSSDNIPGVDGIGPKGAQNLIEEFGTLENILENIPSIKNKRSMTALDANKDNARLSKELVKIVCDLKLKYAPDESSYRLKVNQEVEDFLNKVGFRSWLTKLADFKIAEPSAAKTHVVPEKTEAKAVELWTLADLKKNIQGEDTIALTHICDDELNQHQCWRAMAVATSKKTGYIALSSEEAKTLIDIIHEAHALVVCYQSKPILQLAMVAGVTPDFKYFDLAQAHFIINPEMRHDLATMVEEFLGYKLPVAPKGQADLFGNQSEEEIKIQGERVEAILKLYPILRDKMKEMNVERPYDELDIPLIKVLAAMELEGVSLDVPFYKNLENDFSRQIEEIEAEVVKAAGDKINLRSPKQVGELLFEKLQLPVIRKTKTGYSTDAEVLNELAALKLNPIPELLLRYREIEKLLSTYVKALPTMVSPDTKKIHTHFQPSNAATGRLSSDNPNLQNIPVRTENGRKLRKGFIPSPGRTLLSADYSQVELRLLAHFAQDKNMIDAFQNDRDIHRQTAAEVFDVPLEQVSKDMRNSAKAINFGLMYGQTSFGLSQALHISQGDAKKYITNYFKKFHSVKSYLDGLKEKAENTGYAETLFGRKRNLPDIKSTNRQVKAMAERVAINSPIQGTAADIIKLAMINIQRILAERKLKSKMILQVHDELIFDVVPEELEEMKVLVQEQMEGAVSLSVQLKVEMGTGSNWYDLK from the coding sequence ATGAAAAAATTAATTATCATCGATATTTCGAATTATATCTTTCGTGCTTTTTTCGCCATTCGTCCGCTTCATGCACCAGATGGTACTCCGGTAAACGCTGTTTATGGTGTGCTCTCAATGGTTCACAACTTGATAGTGAAATACCAACCGACTCACATCATCGTGGCGAGAGATACGAAAGAAGGATCATTTCGCAAAGTAATCTACACTGAATATAAGGCAAACCGCTCAGCTCCACCTGATGAATTAGTTCCTCAGTTCCCGCTGGTTGATGAGCTTATTCAGGTTCTGGGTCTTCCGGAAATTAAAGCACCTAACTATGAAGCGGATGATGTCATTGGATCGGTCGCCACTCAGTGGAAGAATGACTTTGATGAAATCCTGATCGCTTCAGGTGATAAAGATCTTATGCAGTTCGTGGACGGGCCAATTAAGATCCTCGATACCATGAAAGAGAAAATTTACTCGCGTGAAGACGTGAAAGACAAGATGGGAGTGTATCCAGAGCAGATCGTGGACTACCTTTCTCTTATTGGTGACTCTTCAGATAACATTCCAGGTGTTGATGGTATCGGTCCCAAAGGTGCTCAGAATCTAATTGAAGAATTCGGAACTCTGGAAAACATTCTGGAAAACATTCCTTCAATTAAAAACAAGCGTTCGATGACGGCGCTAGATGCCAATAAAGATAATGCTCGTCTCTCGAAAGAGCTGGTAAAAATCGTTTGTGATTTAAAACTTAAATATGCTCCAGACGAATCTTCTTATCGCCTAAAAGTGAATCAAGAAGTGGAAGACTTTCTTAACAAGGTTGGATTCCGTTCGTGGCTAACAAAACTTGCAGATTTTAAGATCGCAGAACCGTCTGCCGCAAAAACTCACGTTGTTCCTGAGAAAACTGAGGCAAAGGCTGTTGAACTTTGGACTCTGGCCGATTTAAAGAAAAACATCCAGGGCGAAGACACGATCGCTCTGACTCATATCTGTGATGATGAACTTAACCAGCACCAATGCTGGCGTGCCATGGCGGTGGCCACTTCTAAAAAAACGGGCTACATCGCTTTAAGTTCTGAAGAAGCTAAAACTCTAATTGATATCATCCATGAGGCCCATGCTCTGGTCGTTTGTTATCAATCAAAACCTATTCTGCAACTAGCGATGGTGGCAGGTGTAACTCCAGACTTTAAGTATTTTGATCTCGCTCAGGCCCACTTTATCATCAATCCGGAAATGCGCCATGATCTTGCCACAATGGTGGAAGAATTTTTGGGTTACAAACTTCCAGTCGCTCCAAAGGGACAGGCCGATCTATTTGGAAATCAGAGTGAAGAAGAGATAAAAATTCAGGGCGAAAGAGTAGAAGCGATTCTGAAACTCTATCCGATTCTTCGCGATAAGATGAAGGAAATGAATGTTGAGCGTCCTTACGATGAACTCGATATTCCATTAATTAAAGTTCTTGCTGCCATGGAACTCGAGGGTGTTTCTCTCGATGTGCCATTCTATAAAAACTTAGAGAATGATTTTAGCCGTCAGATTGAGGAAATCGAGGCCGAAGTGGTCAAGGCCGCTGGAGACAAAATCAATCTTCGTTCGCCTAAACAAGTAGGGGAGCTTCTTTTTGAAAAGCTTCAACTTCCAGTCATAAGAAAAACGAAAACCGGTTACTCAACGGACGCCGAAGTTTTAAATGAACTTGCGGCCCTGAAACTAAATCCCATTCCGGAGCTTCTCCTTCGTTATCGTGAGATCGAAAAACTTCTTTCGACTTATGTGAAGGCGCTCCCGACGATGGTAAGTCCTGACACAAAGAAGATTCACACTCACTTTCAGCCAAGTAACGCTGCCACTGGACGTTTATCTTCAGACAATCCAAACCTTCAGAACATTCCGGTACGTACTGAGAATGGAAGAAAACTTCGTAAGGGCTTTATTCCTTCTCCTGGGAGAACGCTTCTGTCTGCCGATTACTCGCAGGTAGAACTTCGTCTGCTGGCGCATTTCGCCCAAGACAAAAATATGATCGATGCTTTCCAGAATGACCGTGATATTCACCGTCAGACCGCGGCGGAAGTATTTGATGTACCTCTCGAGCAAGTTTCAAAAGATATGCGTAATAGTGCTAAGGCGATCAACTTCGGTCTGATGTATGGTCAAACTAGCTTTGGCCTTTCGCAGGCACTTCACATCTCGCAAGGTGATGCAAAAAAATACATCACGAATTATTTTAAAAAATTCCACTCAGTAAAAAGTTATCTTGATGGCCTTAAAGAGAAGGCGGAGAACACTGGTTACGCTGAGACTTTATTTGGAAGAAAACGTAATCTCCCTGATATCAAATCAACTAACCGTCAGGTCAAGGCGATGGCAGAAAGAGTGGCGATCAACAGTCCGATTCAAGGAACTGCGGCCGACATTATTAAACTCGCCATGATCAACATTCAGCGCATCCTGGCCGAGAGAAAGCTCAAATCTAAGATGATTCTTCAGGTGCACGATGAATTGATTTTCGACGTGGTTCCCGAGGAACTAGAAGAAATGAAAGTTCTGGTGCAGGAGCAGATGGAAGGCGCGGTATCTCTGAGTGTTCAGCTCAAGGTTGAAATGGGCACGGGCTCAAACTGGTACGATCTTAAGTAG
- a CDS encoding rhodanese-like domain-containing protein: MSNTMMTLKEFHDSHLKLGKNDVILDVRNPGEYQEAHIANALNIPVTEVGSHADELKKYDHVYIHCKRGGRAKTAFDILSGAGLNNLVCVHDAGMDVWIESGYQVVRG, encoded by the coding sequence ATGTCCAATACTATGATGACCCTCAAAGAATTCCACGATAGCCATCTGAAATTAGGTAAAAATGACGTGATCCTGGACGTTAGAAATCCTGGGGAATACCAAGAGGCCCATATCGCAAACGCTCTAAATATTCCGGTGACTGAAGTGGGTAGCCACGCAGATGAATTAAAAAAATATGACCATGTTTATATCCACTGTAAGCGCGGTGGACGTGCCAAAACGGCCTTCGATATCCTTAGCGGTGCGGGACTAAACAACTTAGTTTGCGTTCACGACGCGGGAATGGATGTGTGGATTGAAAGTGGTTATCAGGTGGTAAGAGGCTAA
- a CDS encoding M48 family metallopeptidase: MLYALFLILAIAYNWRKFLRERSVFYTSLIEAKGTAHREMILSHHFYIFIFESFFSLIVAHLISERAMSIGFLGLGAVYITLIIAGIFLYQSFIRYVEKNTGLTLWGSFKSHLIKELRVNFAIVLLPMLIYSLINWTFQDGVYEEWGNLWFIGMLFNLIFVSVLTIVCSVVIMLRLIPNREIIEPEYLDLINKRLSQIQMPNMRIRWIETDIKNAFVVGLKILSFSNQTMFIGRNLRTTLTLEEFDAVIAHELAHVANRHIHKRVIDLLKNFVSIIFGTLVLTSMIIGLAALYLGEDLHIHTGAVTFACFSVFIGWMIFNYYLLFDTIRSHEYEADAYAVMELGASLEAFKTALQKLTSPEELPEYLKARKPKEKSALGSWLAKYFSTHPDLESRFRSVEYKILRGLPFNYYVSPAQKVRKFFRHLLDWKVSVPLASSFVMLTVWGMMHIKSGMEAVAFIQSSSTEAILKKKKLISMINSRPQLVGPSLMAYVIKKRDPRLIDHFIKHGADKGKVLVYISQIKDFDLLQKYYPLYQDKLTEDEYFLILRKSAQMDFTEGYRYLVNARQFENLNRDYKEDVTRLYKGNRLPASENK, translated from the coding sequence ATGCTATACGCTTTGTTTCTAATACTTGCCATTGCTTATAACTGGAGAAAGTTCCTGAGGGAGCGTTCTGTCTTTTATACTTCGCTGATTGAGGCGAAAGGTACTGCTCACCGTGAAATGATTCTCAGTCACCATTTCTATATTTTTATTTTCGAAAGCTTTTTCTCGCTCATAGTCGCCCACCTGATTTCTGAACGAGCAATGTCGATTGGATTCCTGGGTCTGGGCGCGGTTTATATTACGCTTATTATTGCCGGCATTTTCCTCTATCAATCCTTTATCCGCTACGTGGAAAAGAACACCGGACTTACTTTGTGGGGATCTTTTAAGAGTCATCTCATCAAAGAATTACGAGTGAACTTTGCCATCGTTTTACTTCCGATGCTTATTTATTCACTCATTAACTGGACCTTCCAGGACGGAGTGTATGAAGAGTGGGGGAATCTCTGGTTCATTGGAATGCTTTTTAATCTGATCTTTGTTTCGGTCCTGACCATCGTGTGTTCGGTGGTCATCATGTTAAGACTCATTCCGAATCGTGAGATCATTGAGCCTGAATATCTGGATCTGATCAACAAGCGCCTTTCTCAGATTCAAATGCCGAATATGAGAATTCGCTGGATTGAAACCGACATTAAAAACGCCTTTGTGGTGGGTCTAAAGATTTTATCTTTCTCGAACCAGACCATGTTCATTGGGAGAAATCTTCGTACAACTCTAACTTTGGAAGAGTTCGATGCGGTAATTGCCCATGAGCTTGCCCACGTCGCGAATCGCCATATTCACAAGCGTGTGATTGATCTCCTCAAAAATTTTGTCTCCATCATCTTTGGTACGTTGGTACTGACCTCAATGATCATTGGTCTTGCCGCTCTTTACTTAGGTGAGGACCTTCATATTCACACCGGTGCGGTGACCTTTGCTTGTTTCTCAGTGTTTATAGGTTGGATGATTTTTAATTACTACCTTCTCTTCGATACCATCCGCTCTCATGAGTATGAAGCAGATGCCTATGCGGTGATGGAACTTGGTGCGAGTCTTGAGGCCTTTAAGACTGCTCTTCAGAAACTCACTTCACCAGAAGAACTTCCAGAATATCTTAAAGCACGTAAGCCCAAAGAAAAGAGTGCGCTTGGAAGCTGGCTTGCTAAATATTTTTCTACTCACCCGGATCTGGAGAGCCGTTTCCGCTCTGTTGAATATAAGATCCTAAGAGGTCTTCCATTTAACTACTATGTTTCTCCTGCCCAGAAGGTTAGAAAGTTTTTTAGACATCTTCTGGATTGGAAAGTCTCTGTTCCGCTGGCAAGCTCATTCGTGATGCTGACGGTATGGGGAATGATGCATATTAAGTCGGGAATGGAAGCAGTGGCCTTTATTCAGAGTTCTTCTACCGAGGCCATTCTTAAAAAGAAAAAACTCATTTCTATGATCAACTCTCGACCACAGCTTGTGGGCCCGAGTTTAATGGCCTATGTAATTAAGAAGCGCGATCCTCGTTTGATTGATCACTTCATTAAGCACGGTGCGGACAAAGGCAAAGTCCTGGTTTACATCTCTCAAATCAAAGACTTCGACTTACTTCAGAAGTATTATCCGCTTTATCAGGATAAGCTTACTGAGGATGAGTACTTCTTGATTCTAAGAAAATCTGCTCAGATGGATTTTACCGAAGGCTATCGTTATCTTGTGAACGCTCGTCAGTTTGAAAATCTCAATCGCGATTACAAAGAAGACGTCACTCGTCTCTATAAGGGTAATCGTCTACCAGCTTCAGAGAACAAATAA
- the groES gene encoding co-chaperone GroES, with protein MTVKPLQDRVLIKRLEEETKSVGGIIIPDTHKEKPAQGEVIAVGTGYRLHDGSVKALDVKKGDKVLFGKYSGTEVKVGGENYLIMKEDEILGILQ; from the coding sequence ATGACAGTTAAACCACTTCAAGACCGTGTTCTTATCAAGAGACTTGAAGAAGAAACCAAATCAGTTGGCGGGATCATTATTCCTGACACTCATAAAGAGAAGCCTGCTCAAGGTGAAGTTATTGCAGTTGGTACTGGTTACCGTCTTCATGATGGTTCAGTAAAAGCTCTAGACGTAAAAAAAGGCGATAAAGTTCTTTTCGGTAAATACTCTGGCACTGAAGTAAAAGTTGGTGGCGAGAATTACCTGATCATGAAAGAAGACGAAATCCTAGGAATTCTTCAGTAA
- the groL gene encoding chaperonin GroEL (60 kDa chaperone family; promotes refolding of misfolded polypeptides especially under stressful conditions; forms two stacked rings of heptamers to form a barrel-shaped 14mer; ends can be capped by GroES; misfolded proteins enter the barrel where they are refolded when GroES binds) — MSAKELKYSESARNSILAGVNALANAVKVTLGPKGRNVVIQKSFGAPHITKDGVSVAKEIELENAFENMGAQLVKEVAQKTNEDAGDGTTTATVLAQAVYREGVKLVAAGHNPMDLKRGIDLATAKVVEKLKSMSKKVETNEEIKNVGTISANNDSEIGQLIASAMEKVGKEGVITIEESKTGVTELDVVEGMQFDRGYVSPYFVTNPERMEASFENPYILITDKKISSMKELLPTLEKVVQTGKPLVIISEDIEGEALTTLVVNKLRGTLNVAAVKAPGFGDRRKEMLKDIAILTGGQVISEELGMSLETATLKDLGSCKKITIDKENTVIVDGVGNKKDVDARVAAIRGQIAETTSDYDKEKLQERLAKLAGGVAVIRVGAPTEAEMKEKKDRVEDALNATRAAVEEGIIVGGGAALLHAAVSLEGLKGANEEQTAGVKIVRRAIEEPLRQISFNAGVDGAVVVNKIVESKNAAFGYNARDDKFEDLVKAGIIDPTKVTRSALQNAASVAGLMLTTETMIADLPKKDDHGHGAPGMGGMGGMGGMGGMM, encoded by the coding sequence ATGTCAGCTAAAGAACTTAAATATTCTGAATCAGCACGTAACTCAATCCTTGCTGGTGTTAACGCTCTAGCAAACGCAGTTAAAGTTACTCTAGGTCCTAAAGGCCGTAACGTTGTTATCCAAAAGTCTTTTGGTGCTCCTCACATCACTAAAGATGGTGTTTCTGTGGCGAAAGAAATCGAGCTAGAAAATGCTTTCGAAAATATGGGCGCTCAACTTGTAAAAGAAGTTGCTCAAAAAACTAACGAAGATGCTGGTGATGGTACAACTACTGCTACTGTTCTTGCTCAAGCTGTATACCGTGAAGGTGTAAAACTTGTGGCCGCTGGTCACAACCCAATGGACCTTAAGCGTGGTATCGATCTAGCAACTGCTAAAGTTGTTGAGAAGCTTAAGTCTATGAGCAAGAAAGTTGAAACTAACGAAGAAATTAAAAACGTTGGTACAATTTCTGCTAACAACGATTCTGAAATCGGTCAGCTTATTGCATCTGCGATGGAAAAAGTTGGTAAAGAAGGCGTTATCACAATTGAAGAGTCAAAAACTGGTGTTACTGAGCTAGACGTAGTTGAAGGTATGCAGTTTGACCGTGGTTACGTTTCTCCATACTTCGTAACTAATCCAGAAAGAATGGAAGCTTCTTTTGAGAACCCATATATCCTAATCACGGATAAGAAAATCTCTTCAATGAAAGAGCTTCTTCCTACTCTTGAGAAAGTTGTTCAAACAGGTAAGCCACTAGTTATCATCTCTGAAGATATCGAAGGTGAAGCTCTTACAACTCTAGTTGTGAACAAACTTCGCGGTACTCTAAACGTAGCAGCTGTAAAAGCTCCTGGTTTCGGTGACCGTCGTAAAGAAATGCTTAAAGACATCGCCATCCTTACTGGTGGTCAAGTGATCTCTGAAGAGCTTGGTATGTCTCTTGAGACAGCCACTCTTAAAGACCTTGGTTCTTGTAAGAAAATCACAATCGACAAAGAAAACACTGTAATCGTTGATGGTGTTGGTAACAAGAAAGACGTTGATGCTCGCGTTGCTGCTATCCGCGGTCAAATCGCTGAAACAACTTCTGACTACGACAAAGAAAAACTTCAAGAGCGTCTTGCTAAGCTAGCTGGTGGTGTTGCTGTTATCCGCGTTGGTGCTCCAACTGAAGCTGAAATGAAAGAAAAGAAAGACCGCGTAGAAGACGCTCTAAACGCTACTCGCGCTGCTGTTGAAGAAGGTATCATCGTTGGTGGTGGTGCAGCTCTTCTTCACGCTGCTGTTTCTCTAGAGGGCCTAAAAGGTGCTAACGAAGAGCAAACTGCTGGTGTTAAAATCGTTCGCCGTGCAATCGAAGAGCCTCTTCGTCAGATCTCTTTCAACGCTGGCGTTGATGGTGCAGTTGTTGTTAACAAGATTGTTGAATCTAAGAACGCAGCTTTCGGTTACAACGCTCGTGATGATAAATTCGAAGATCTAGTGAAGGCCGGTATCATCGATCCAACTAAAGTAACTCGTTCTGCTCTTCAAAATGCTGCTTCAGTTGCAGGCCTTATGCTTACAACTGAAACAATGATCGCTGACCTTCCTAAGAAGGACGATCACGGTCATGGCGCTCCTGGTATGGGCGGAATGGGCGGCATGGGTGGTATGGGCGGCATGATGTAA
- a CDS encoding matrixin family metalloprotease yields the protein MWKWLLVLTLSSSAWGYNLTQDFTNGFYWASLPINITVVDSNASRKSKIQQLATSAIQEWESKSGLSLWDLTSSGTNNIIRWSENFASETRMDPNTVLAVAIRYTNGPYFAKTEIVINGNHALNFDTRNLQTTITHELGHTMGLDHSGDMLAVMAPTLQSPYNGLQNDDIMGMGDAHSQIEHRQITRYVSPLAYSEESKGSPLSCGTVGPASTATSGSAMVSLGMGLLIGFVRKIIKWFKSLF from the coding sequence ATGTGGAAATGGCTTCTGGTACTAACACTTTCTTCATCTGCCTGGGGTTACAACCTTACTCAGGATTTTACTAATGGCTTCTACTGGGCCTCTTTGCCAATTAATATCACAGTCGTTGATTCGAATGCCTCACGAAAGTCGAAGATTCAACAACTGGCCACTAGTGCCATTCAAGAGTGGGAAAGTAAAAGTGGTCTCTCACTTTGGGACCTCACTTCTTCCGGCACCAACAATATCATCCGCTGGTCAGAGAACTTTGCCAGTGAAACAAGAATGGATCCGAACACTGTTCTGGCCGTGGCCATCCGTTATACGAATGGTCCTTACTTCGCGAAAACTGAAATTGTGATCAACGGAAATCATGCTTTGAACTTCGATACCAGAAATCTTCAAACAACCATTACCCATGAATTGGGTCATACCATGGGCCTGGATCATTCAGGTGATATGCTAGCGGTCATGGCGCCGACGCTTCAAAGTCCTTATAACGGTCTTCAAAATGATGACATTATGGGGATGGGGGACGCTCACTCTCAAATTGAGCACCGACAGATCACTCGTTACGTATCACCTCTGGCCTACTCCGAAGAGTCAAAAGGCTCTCCTTTGAGCTGCGGTACTGTGGGGCCGGCCTCGACTGCCACGAGCGGGAGCGCTATGGTCTCTCTTGGGATGGGACTCCTGATCGGTTTTGTCAGGAAAATCATCAAGTGGTTTAAGTCTCTTTTCTAA
- a CDS encoding class I SAM-dependent methyltransferase, whose protein sequence is MKSLVLALLFISQISWARDPISGSRFQHLTGVKVPQDSKTQWDEKYSRPTFVYGKSPVQFLAENYHFIPYEGAVLDMGMGEGRNAVFLAQKGYKVTGIDISSVAVKKSYLLAQEFGVKIKGVVASLKDYKIPPGSFDAIVCFYYVDRSLVEKMKSWLRPGGILIYEAHTVREKDRPHKKRDPLEEDVYLKEQELLRMFPGMRVLKYEEPLHEKEFRSSIILRKE, encoded by the coding sequence ATGAAATCCTTAGTTCTTGCACTCTTATTCATCTCTCAAATTTCCTGGGCACGTGACCCCATCTCGGGCAGTCGTTTCCAACATTTGACTGGGGTAAAAGTTCCGCAAGATTCAAAGACTCAATGGGACGAGAAATACAGTCGCCCCACATTTGTCTACGGTAAATCACCCGTACAATTTTTGGCAGAAAACTATCACTTCATTCCTTATGAAGGCGCGGTCCTTGATATGGGGATGGGTGAGGGCAGAAATGCTGTTTTCCTTGCCCAGAAAGGTTACAAGGTAACAGGGATTGATATCAGTTCAGTGGCGGTCAAAAAGTCTTATCTTCTTGCCCAAGAGTTTGGGGTGAAGATCAAAGGCGTCGTGGCATCACTTAAAGACTATAAGATTCCACCTGGATCTTTTGACGCGATTGTTTGTTTCTATTACGTGGACCGCTCATTAGTTGAAAAAATGAAAAGCTGGTTAAGACCTGGTGGGATTCTGATTTATGAGGCCCATACGGTTCGTGAAAAAGATCGTCCGCATAAGAAGCGTGATCCACTCGAAGAAGATGTTTATCTAAAAGAGCAGGAGCTTCTCCGCATGTTCCCTGGCATGCGTGTTCTGAAGTACGAAGAACCTCTTCACGAGAAAGAGTTTCGCTCAAGTATTATTCTCAGAAAAGAGTAA